Proteins encoded by one window of Xanthomonas sp. DAR 80977:
- a CDS encoding cysteine desulfurase has protein sequence MSSVAPHKTAPDQAPDWDKVRSDFPLLMRQVHGKPLIYFDNANTGQKPLQVIAALDEFYRRYNANVSRAVHALGTEATDAYEGARGKLARFLNVRADELVLCSGTTFAINLVAYSWALPRLKAGDSILVSRMEHHANIVPWQLVAQRTGATIKVAEITADGALDLDALRKAMTPDVKLLALTHVSNVLGTVNPVREICREARKRGIVSVIDGSQAAPHRALDVAAIGCDFYAITGHKMCGPTGTGALWARREHLQAMPPFIGGGEMIKEVSFDGTVFNDPPHKFEAGTPNIAGFVGLGAAVDYLTALGLEHVEAREAELLAHFTEELQRIDGLRIFGTAPGKAAVVSFLVEGAHAHDLATLLDLEGVAIRSGQHCAHPLLQFYGVAATCRASLAFYNTHAEIERFVAALLKVRKLLG, from the coding sequence ATGAGCAGCGTGGCCCCGCACAAGACGGCGCCGGACCAGGCCCCGGACTGGGACAAGGTGCGCAGCGACTTCCCGCTGCTGATGCGGCAGGTGCACGGCAAGCCGCTGATCTATTTCGACAACGCCAACACCGGGCAGAAGCCGCTGCAGGTGATCGCGGCGCTGGACGAGTTCTACCGGCGCTACAACGCCAACGTCAGCCGCGCGGTGCACGCGCTCGGCACCGAGGCCACCGACGCCTACGAGGGCGCGCGCGGCAAGCTGGCGCGCTTCCTCAACGTGCGCGCCGACGAACTGGTGCTGTGCAGCGGCACCACCTTCGCGATCAACCTGGTGGCCTATTCGTGGGCGCTGCCGCGGCTCAAGGCCGGCGACAGCATCCTGGTGTCGCGGATGGAGCACCACGCCAACATCGTGCCGTGGCAGCTGGTCGCGCAGCGCACCGGCGCCACCATCAAGGTCGCCGAGATCACCGCCGACGGCGCACTGGACCTGGACGCGCTGCGCAAGGCGATGACGCCGGACGTGAAGCTGCTGGCGCTGACCCACGTCTCCAACGTGCTGGGCACGGTCAATCCGGTGCGCGAGATCTGCCGTGAGGCGCGCAAGCGCGGCATCGTCAGCGTCATCGACGGCTCGCAGGCGGCGCCGCACCGCGCCCTGGACGTGGCCGCGATCGGCTGCGACTTCTACGCCATCACCGGGCACAAGATGTGCGGCCCCACCGGCACCGGGGCGCTGTGGGCGCGGCGCGAGCACCTGCAGGCGATGCCGCCGTTCATCGGCGGCGGCGAGATGATCAAGGAAGTCAGCTTCGACGGCACCGTGTTCAACGATCCGCCGCACAAGTTCGAGGCCGGCACCCCGAACATCGCCGGCTTCGTCGGCCTGGGCGCGGCGGTGGACTACCTGACCGCCCTGGGCCTGGAGCACGTGGAAGCGCGCGAGGCCGAGCTGCTGGCGCACTTCACCGAGGAACTGCAGCGGATCGACGGGCTGCGCATCTTCGGCACCGCGCCGGGCAAGGCCGCGGTGGTGTCGTTCCTGGTCGAAGGCGCGCACGCCCACGACCTGGCCACGCTGCTGGACCTGGAAGGCGTGGCGATCCGCTCCGGGCAGCACTGCGCGCATCCGCTGCTGCAGTTCTACGGCGTCGCCGCCACCTGCCGCGCCTCGCTGGCGTTCTACAACACCCACGCCGAGATCGAGCGCTTCGTGGCGGCGTTGCTGAAGGTGCGCAAGCTGTTGGGCTGA
- the sufD gene encoding Fe-S cluster assembly protein SufD: MSALLDSLAAAFHGDGARRAPLEQALRDGLPGPRSEAWKYTSLRALERRSFSPAPAAAPAVDAAIVDGIPAPRLAFVNGRASEALSDLAGLPAGVELQRLSTILRSGDDAMRFLGRRFERSDEVFAQLNAALADEGSVLRVDAGVQVAVPLHLVFVSTAGAGDHAWHHRHLVELRQDASLSLVEHHLHLGDAAHLSNTLAHVHLAAGAQLAHARVQADASGVTALLRTDAVLARDAQYRRIDLELGGALSRHELNVRLEGDNARLVANGVLLGNGRRQIDTRLGIEHIARDTACELLWRGVAAARSRVVFHGGIHIRQGADGSDANLSNKNLLLSADAEIDTQPVLVIDADEVKAAHGATVGQLDANALFYLRSRGLPRERAQQLLTAAFCREPLRVLDAPLAEFLVARLDQALAAAGVA; this comes from the coding sequence ATGAGCGCCCTGCTCGACTCCCTGGCCGCCGCCTTCCACGGCGACGGCGCGCGCCGCGCACCGCTGGAGCAGGCGCTGCGCGACGGCCTGCCCGGCCCGCGCAGCGAGGCGTGGAAGTACACCTCGCTGCGCGCGCTGGAGCGGCGCAGCTTCAGTCCCGCACCGGCCGCGGCGCCGGCCGTGGATGCGGCCATCGTCGACGGCATTCCCGCGCCGCGGCTGGCGTTCGTCAACGGCCGCGCCAGCGAGGCGCTGTCCGACCTGGCCGGCCTGCCGGCCGGCGTCGAACTGCAGCGCCTGTCCACGATCCTGCGCAGCGGCGACGACGCGATGCGCTTCCTCGGCCGCCGCTTCGAGCGCAGCGACGAGGTGTTCGCCCAGCTCAATGCCGCGCTGGCCGACGAAGGCAGCGTGCTGCGCGTGGATGCCGGCGTGCAGGTCGCGGTGCCGCTGCACCTGGTGTTCGTCTCCACCGCCGGCGCCGGCGACCATGCCTGGCACCACCGGCATCTGGTCGAACTGCGCCAGGACGCGTCGCTGTCGCTGGTCGAGCATCACCTGCACCTGGGCGACGCCGCGCACCTGAGCAACACCCTGGCGCACGTGCACCTGGCCGCCGGCGCGCAGCTGGCGCACGCGCGGGTGCAGGCGGACGCGTCCGGCGTCACCGCGCTGCTGCGCACCGATGCGGTGCTGGCACGCGACGCGCAGTACCGGCGCATCGACCTGGAACTGGGCGGCGCGCTGTCGCGGCACGAGCTCAACGTGCGCCTGGAAGGCGACAACGCGCGGCTGGTCGCCAACGGCGTGCTGCTCGGCAACGGCCGCCGCCAGATCGACACCCGCCTGGGCATCGAGCACATCGCCCGCGACACCGCCTGCGAACTGCTGTGGCGCGGCGTGGCCGCGGCGCGCAGCCGGGTGGTGTTCCATGGCGGCATCCACATCCGCCAGGGCGCCGACGGCAGCGATGCCAACCTGTCGAACAAGAACCTGCTGCTGTCCGCCGATGCCGAGATCGACACCCAGCCGGTGCTGGTGATCGACGCCGACGAAGTCAAGGCCGCGCACGGCGCCACGGTCGGCCAGCTCGACGCCAATGCGCTGTTCTACCTGCGTTCGCGCGGGCTGCCGCGCGAGCGCGCGCAACAGTTGCTGACCGCCGCGTTCTGCCGCGAACCGCTGCGCGTGCTGGATGCACCGCTGGCCGAGTTCCTGGTCGCGCGCCTGGACCAGGCGCTGGCCGCCGCGGGCGTGGCATGA
- a CDS encoding GNAT family N-acetyltransferase, with product MHTITFRTATVDDLDAIAALVTSAYRGDSSRVGWTTEADLLDGNRIDREVLRADILRPRSLVLLAERDGALIACAHIADDDGAGYFGMFSVQPQAQGGGLGKTVLAEAERIAWQEWRLPVMQMTVIDVRDELIAFYERRGYRRTGIKKPFPYGDARFGTPKRGDLRFELLEKPLGGAA from the coding sequence ATGCACACCATCACCTTCCGCACCGCCACCGTCGACGATCTCGACGCCATCGCCGCCCTGGTCACCTCGGCCTATCGCGGCGACAGCAGCCGCGTCGGCTGGACCACCGAGGCCGACCTGCTCGACGGCAACCGCATCGATCGCGAGGTATTGCGCGCCGACATCCTGCGCCCGCGCAGCCTGGTGCTGCTGGCCGAGCGCGACGGCGCGCTGATCGCCTGCGCGCACATCGCCGACGACGATGGCGCCGGCTACTTCGGCATGTTCTCGGTGCAGCCGCAGGCGCAGGGCGGCGGCCTGGGCAAGACCGTGCTGGCCGAGGCCGAGCGCATCGCCTGGCAGGAATGGCGGTTGCCGGTGATGCAGATGACGGTGATCGACGTGCGCGACGAGCTGATCGCGTTCTACGAGCGCCGCGGCTACCGCCGCACCGGGATCAAGAAGCCCTTCCCCTACGGCGACGCGCGCTTCGGCACGCCCAAGCGCGGCGACCTGCGCTTCGAACTGCTGGAGAAGCCGCTGGGCGGCGCCGCATGA
- a CDS encoding Fe2+-dependent dioxygenase — protein MLLHIPDILSADEVARFRQALAGADWTDGRETVGAQGAQVKRNRQLPDASPLKHELGQAVLNALACSPLYFAAALPLRTIPPRFNRYEGGGEYGFHVDGSVMTLAASATQPALTLRTDLSCTLFLSAPEEYDGGELVISDTYGEHEVKLPAGDLILYPSSSLHRVLPVTRGARLASFFWVQSLVRDASRRQLLFELDTSIQALTAAKADAAALLRLSNVYHNLLRDWSET, from the coding sequence ATGCTGCTGCACATCCCCGACATCCTCAGCGCCGACGAAGTCGCGCGCTTCCGCCAGGCGCTAGCCGGCGCCGACTGGACCGACGGCCGCGAGACGGTCGGCGCGCAGGGCGCGCAGGTCAAGCGCAACCGGCAACTGCCCGATGCCTCGCCGCTCAAGCACGAACTCGGCCAGGCGGTGCTCAATGCGCTGGCGTGCAGCCCGCTGTATTTCGCCGCGGCGCTGCCGCTGCGCACGATCCCGCCGCGCTTCAACCGCTACGAAGGCGGCGGCGAGTACGGCTTCCACGTCGACGGCTCGGTGATGACCCTCGCCGCCAGCGCCACGCAGCCGGCGCTGACCCTGCGCACCGACCTGTCCTGCACCTTGTTCCTGTCCGCGCCGGAGGAGTACGACGGCGGCGAACTGGTCATCAGCGACACCTACGGCGAGCACGAGGTGAAGCTGCCGGCCGGCGACCTGATCCTATATCCGTCCAGCAGCCTGCACCGCGTGCTGCCGGTGACCCGCGGCGCGCGCCTGGCCTCGTTCTTCTGGGTGCAGAGCCTGGTGCGCGACGCCAGCCGCCGGCAATTGCTGTTCGAGCTGGACACCTCGATCCAGGCGCTGACCGCGGCCAAGGCCGACGCCGCGGCGCTGCTGCGGCTGAGCAACGTCTACCACAACCTGCTGCGCGACTGGTCCGAGACCTGA
- a CDS encoding catecholate siderophore receptor Fiu, with amino-acid sequence MTSPIKSRKHAVSRQVSAQTLTAAALLSGLSLLSSPALAADADATAVDQPTTLGKVDVEAQRAKRYLVEAPASPKFTQPLIDTPQTINVISKDLFTEQGATTLTEALRNSPGVGTFYVGENGNTTTGDAIYMRGFDSSSSIFVDGVRDLGSISRDVFNIEQIEVEKGPAGTDNGRSAPTGAINLVTKQATLTDAVSGALSGGSDDQRRLTADWNQTLGASSALRVNVMGQDSDALGRDHVNNKRWGLASSLVFGLGSDTRYYLDLLYVKQDNVPDGGVATIGLPGYTSPDPARPWLSAAPRVDSENFYGTRYDHDDVTAKMATFRFEHDFSDTVKLTNTARWGRNEQDYLLFAFMPNTANLRTPNPADTSTWTVARSLPTFKDQQYTIVTDQLNLRVDFATGAVQHNLSTGVEAAREELLSWGHNIVDRAAWLAANPANLYDPDWNTTPLVTARNGAHSKGTTTTFSAYAFDTLKFGDSFLVTAGVRADHYKTDFDSLTCTTATSTAVPCTTAVGVDADISDTLFSWKLGAVYKAAENVSLYANYAISQQPPGGSALELSASANNANNPRFDPQKAKTAEVGTKWNFLGEDLFVTMALFRTDVSNEIAQGSDGLYYQTGEKQVQGVELSAVGKLSDNWSISTGYTKLDAQVKEGAKVSQDGSMDLAYTPDSAFTVWTTYTLPFGLTVGGGARYSGEMKRGTDGAVGTPALVKSYTVWDAVVTYPINDHFDLRLNVYNVFDKDYVAAINKSGFRYTPGAPRSAMLTAEIKF; translated from the coding sequence ATGACCTCCCCGATCAAGAGCCGCAAGCACGCCGTTTCCCGCCAGGTGTCCGCGCAGACCCTCACCGCCGCCGCGCTGCTCAGCGGCCTGAGCCTGCTGTCCTCCCCCGCGCTCGCCGCCGATGCCGATGCCACCGCCGTCGACCAGCCCACCACCCTGGGCAAGGTCGACGTGGAAGCGCAGCGCGCCAAGCGCTACCTGGTGGAGGCGCCGGCCTCGCCCAAGTTCACCCAGCCGCTGATCGACACCCCGCAGACGATCAACGTGATCAGCAAGGACCTGTTCACCGAGCAGGGCGCCACCACGCTCACCGAGGCGCTGCGCAACAGCCCGGGCGTGGGCACCTTCTACGTCGGCGAGAACGGCAACACCACCACCGGCGATGCGATCTACATGCGCGGCTTCGACAGCTCCAGCAGCATCTTCGTCGACGGCGTGCGCGACCTGGGCTCGATCTCGCGCGACGTGTTCAACATCGAGCAGATCGAGGTCGAGAAGGGCCCGGCCGGCACCGACAACGGCCGCAGCGCGCCGACCGGCGCGATCAACCTGGTGACCAAGCAGGCGACCCTGACCGACGCGGTCAGCGGCGCGCTGTCCGGCGGCAGCGACGACCAGCGCCGCCTCACCGCGGACTGGAACCAGACGCTGGGCGCAAGCAGCGCGCTGCGGGTCAACGTCATGGGCCAGGACAGCGACGCGCTCGGCCGCGACCACGTCAACAACAAGCGCTGGGGCCTGGCCTCCTCGCTGGTCTTCGGCCTCGGCAGCGACACCCGCTACTACCTCGACCTGCTGTACGTGAAGCAGGACAACGTGCCCGACGGCGGCGTGGCGACAATCGGCCTGCCCGGCTACACCTCGCCCGATCCGGCGCGTCCGTGGCTGAGCGCGGCCCCGCGCGTGGACAGCGAGAACTTCTACGGCACCCGCTACGACCACGACGACGTGACCGCGAAGATGGCGACGTTCCGCTTCGAGCACGACTTCTCCGACACGGTCAAGCTGACCAACACCGCGCGCTGGGGCCGCAACGAACAGGACTACCTGCTGTTCGCGTTCATGCCCAACACCGCCAACCTGCGCACGCCGAACCCGGCCGACACCTCGACCTGGACGGTGGCGCGCAGCCTGCCCACCTTCAAGGACCAGCAATACACGATCGTCACCGACCAGCTGAACCTGCGCGTGGACTTCGCCACCGGCGCGGTGCAGCACAACCTCAGCACCGGCGTGGAAGCCGCGCGCGAGGAACTGCTCAGCTGGGGCCACAACATCGTCGACCGCGCCGCCTGGCTGGCCGCCAACCCGGCCAACCTGTACGACCCGGACTGGAACACCACGCCGCTGGTCACCGCGCGCAACGGCGCGCACAGCAAGGGCACCACCACCACGTTCTCGGCCTACGCCTTCGACACGCTGAAGTTCGGCGACAGCTTCCTGGTCACCGCCGGCGTGCGCGCCGACCACTACAAGACCGACTTCGACAGCCTGACCTGCACCACCGCCACCTCCACCGCCGTGCCCTGCACCACCGCGGTCGGCGTGGACGCGGACATCTCCGATACGCTGTTCAGCTGGAAGCTCGGCGCGGTCTACAAGGCGGCCGAGAACGTCAGCCTGTACGCCAACTACGCGATCTCGCAGCAGCCTCCGGGCGGCAGCGCGCTGGAACTGAGCGCGTCGGCCAACAACGCCAACAATCCCCGCTTCGACCCGCAGAAGGCCAAGACCGCCGAAGTCGGCACCAAGTGGAACTTCCTGGGCGAGGACCTGTTCGTGACCATGGCGCTGTTCCGCACCGACGTCAGCAACGAGATCGCGCAGGGCAGCGACGGGCTCTACTACCAGACCGGCGAGAAGCAGGTGCAGGGCGTGGAGCTGTCGGCGGTCGGCAAGCTCAGCGACAACTGGTCGATCTCCACCGGCTACACCAAGCTGGACGCGCAGGTGAAGGAAGGCGCCAAGGTGTCGCAGGATGGCAGCATGGACCTGGCCTACACGCCGGACAGCGCGTTCACCGTGTGGACCACCTACACCCTGCCGTTCGGCCTGACCGTCGGCGGCGGCGCCCGCTACTCCGGCGAAATGAAGCGCGGCACCGACGGCGCGGTCGGCACGCCGGCGCTGGTGAAGTCGTATACCGTATGGGACGCGGTCGTGACCTACCCGATCAACGACCACTTCGACCTGCGCCTGAACGTGTACAACGTGTTCGACAAGGACTACGTCGCGGCCATCAACAAGAGCGGCTTCCGCTACACGCCCGGCGCGCCGCGCTCGGCGATGCTGACGGCCGAAATCAAGTTCTGA
- a CDS encoding non-heme iron oxygenase ferredoxin subunit: MSETWTFVCADGALLPGETATVWDEVTATPIVVFNLDGTFYALEDRCSHEDYELSPGTFDAAEGSIECVLHGARFDIRDGRPLCAPAYSPVAKFPVKSEHGGLWTRDDRD; encoded by the coding sequence ATGAGCGAGACCTGGACCTTCGTCTGCGCCGACGGCGCGCTGCTGCCGGGCGAAACCGCCACGGTGTGGGACGAGGTCACCGCCACGCCGATCGTGGTGTTCAATCTCGACGGCACCTTCTACGCGCTGGAAGACCGCTGCAGCCACGAGGACTACGAACTGTCCCCCGGCACCTTCGATGCCGCCGAAGGCAGCATCGAATGCGTGCTGCACGGCGCCCGCTTCGACATCCGCGACGGCCGCCCATTGTGCGCGCCGGCCTACAGTCCGGTCGCCAAATTCCCGGTGAAGTCCGAACACGGCGGACTCTGGACCCGCGACGACCGCGATTGA
- a CDS encoding SUF system Fe-S cluster assembly regulator: MLRVTKLTDYATVVLTVLAARPGEVLSATELAEQSGLEPPTVSKLLKPLAQAGLVEGLRGVHGGYRLARPADAISLIQIVEAMEGPLAITECSHHESQCSIAQKCGVRSNWRLINDVVADALRGVTLAQMLHPLPSSGETKRRPIAVRFATT, encoded by the coding sequence ATGCTCCGCGTCACCAAGCTGACCGATTACGCCACCGTCGTGCTGACCGTGCTTGCCGCGCGTCCCGGCGAGGTGCTGAGCGCGACCGAACTGGCCGAGCAGTCCGGGCTGGAGCCGCCCACGGTCAGCAAGCTGCTCAAGCCGCTGGCCCAGGCCGGGCTGGTCGAAGGCCTGCGCGGCGTGCACGGCGGCTACCGGCTGGCGCGCCCGGCCGACGCGATCAGCCTGATCCAGATCGTCGAGGCGATGGAAGGCCCGCTGGCGATCACCGAATGCAGCCACCACGAAAGCCAGTGCAGCATCGCCCAGAAATGCGGCGTGCGTTCCAACTGGCGGCTGATCAACGACGTGGTCGCCGATGCGCTGCGCGGCGTGACCCTGGCGCAGATGCTGCACCCGCTTCCCTCTTCCGGCGAAACCAAACGGCGCCCGATCGCCGTGCGTTTCGCGACCACCTGA
- the sufC gene encoding Fe-S cluster assembly ATPase SufC yields MLNIENLHASVAGKHILKGLSLQVQPGQVHAIMGPNGAGKSTLGNILAGRDGYEVTQGSVRFEERDLLELEPEERAAAGLFLAFQYPVEIPGVNNTYFLRAALNAQRKARGQDELDSMQFLKLVRQKLAVLHLKDELLHRGVNEGFSGGEKKRNEIFQLAVLEPKLAILDETDSGLDIDALKTVAEGVNALRSPERAFLVITHYQRLLDYIKPDVVHVLADGRIVQSGGPELALELEAHGYAWLKDRVAPEAAVR; encoded by the coding sequence ATGCTCAACATCGAAAACCTCCACGCTTCCGTCGCCGGCAAGCACATCCTCAAGGGTCTGTCGCTGCAGGTGCAGCCCGGCCAGGTGCACGCCATCATGGGCCCCAACGGCGCCGGCAAGTCCACCCTGGGCAACATCCTCGCCGGCCGCGACGGCTACGAGGTGACCCAGGGCAGCGTGCGCTTCGAGGAGCGCGACCTGCTCGAACTGGAACCGGAGGAGCGCGCCGCCGCCGGCCTGTTCCTGGCCTTCCAGTACCCGGTGGAGATCCCCGGGGTCAACAACACCTACTTCCTGCGCGCCGCGCTCAACGCGCAGCGCAAGGCGCGCGGGCAGGACGAACTGGATTCGATGCAGTTCCTGAAGCTGGTGCGGCAGAAGCTCGCCGTGCTGCACCTGAAGGACGAACTGCTGCACCGCGGCGTCAACGAGGGCTTCTCCGGCGGCGAGAAGAAGCGCAACGAGATCTTCCAGCTGGCGGTGCTGGAGCCGAAGCTGGCGATCCTCGACGAGACCGACAGCGGCCTGGACATCGACGCGCTGAAGACCGTCGCCGAAGGCGTCAACGCGCTGCGCTCGCCCGAGCGCGCGTTCCTGGTCATCACCCACTACCAGCGCCTGCTCGACTACATCAAGCCGGACGTGGTGCACGTGCTGGCCGACGGCCGCATCGTGCAGAGCGGCGGCCCGGAACTGGCGCTGGAACTGGAAGCGCACGGCTACGCATGGTTGAAGGACCGTGTGGCGCCGGAGGCGGCGGTCCGATGA
- a CDS encoding SET domain-containing protein, with amino-acid sequence MPRKIAARKSRIHGNGVFAVLPLKKGERVIEYKGRRRTHAEVDRDEAGDVETGHTFLFTLSDDYVIDANYEGNDARWINHSCAPNCEAVIIEAEGDDRRQDKVVIEALRAIKPGEELTYNYGITLGERHTPRLKKIWECRCGSKNCTGTMLQPKR; translated from the coding sequence ATGCCCCGCAAGATCGCCGCCCGCAAGTCCCGTATCCATGGCAACGGCGTGTTCGCCGTGCTGCCGCTCAAGAAAGGCGAGCGGGTCATCGAGTACAAGGGCCGCCGCCGCACCCATGCCGAAGTGGACCGCGACGAGGCCGGCGACGTCGAGACCGGGCACACCTTCCTGTTCACGCTCAGCGACGACTACGTCATCGACGCCAACTACGAAGGCAACGACGCGCGCTGGATCAACCACAGCTGCGCGCCGAACTGCGAGGCGGTGATCATCGAGGCCGAGGGCGACGACCGGCGCCAGGACAAGGTGGTGATCGAGGCGCTGCGCGCGATCAAGCCGGGCGAGGAGCTGACCTACAACTACGGCATCACCCTGGGCGAACGGCATACGCCGCGGCTGAAGAAGATCTGGGAATGCCGCTGCGGGTCGAAGAACTGCACCGGCACCATGCTGCAGCCCAAGCGCTGA
- the sufB gene encoding Fe-S cluster assembly protein SufB: MATENAEILERLGRRYDAGFITDIESDSFLPGLNEDVVRALSVKKDEPEWMTEWRLAAYRHWLKMPMPHWAKLQIAPIDFQALSYYSAPKGPKYASLDDVPKELLDTYDKLGVPLHERAKLAGVAVDAVFDSVSVGTTFRKELAEKGVIFCSMSEAIKEHPEIVKQYLGSVVPVGDNYFAALNSAVFSDGSFVFIPKGVRCPMELSTYFRINAGHTGQFERTLIVCEDKAYVSYLEGCTAPMRDENQLHAAVVELVALEDAEIKYSTVQNWYPGDENGVGGIYNFVTKRGECRGARSKITWTQVETGSAITWKYPSCVLIGDDSVGEFHSVALTHHRQQADTGTKMIHIGKRTKSKIVSKGISAGRGQNTYRGLVKVERSAEGARNYTQCDSLLIGKQCGAHTFPYIEVKHPTATVEHEATTSKISDDQLFYCRARGIDQENAVSMIVDGFCKQVFRELPMEFAVEAKKLLEVSLEGSVG; this comes from the coding sequence ATGGCCACCGAAAACGCTGAAATCCTGGAACGGCTGGGACGTCGCTACGACGCCGGCTTCATTACCGACATCGAATCCGATTCGTTCCTGCCCGGCTTGAACGAAGACGTCGTGCGCGCCCTGTCCGTGAAGAAGGACGAGCCGGAGTGGATGACCGAATGGCGCCTGGCCGCCTACCGGCACTGGCTGAAGATGCCGATGCCGCACTGGGCCAAGCTGCAGATCGCGCCGATCGATTTCCAGGCGCTGAGCTACTACTCCGCGCCGAAGGGCCCCAAGTACGCCTCGCTGGACGACGTGCCGAAGGAACTGCTGGACACCTACGACAAGCTCGGCGTGCCGCTGCACGAGCGCGCCAAGCTGGCCGGCGTGGCGGTGGACGCGGTGTTCGACTCGGTCTCGGTCGGCACCACCTTCCGCAAGGAACTGGCCGAGAAGGGCGTGATCTTCTGCTCGATGTCCGAGGCGATCAAGGAGCATCCGGAGATCGTCAAGCAGTACCTGGGCAGCGTGGTGCCGGTCGGCGACAACTACTTCGCCGCGCTCAACTCGGCGGTGTTCTCCGACGGCAGCTTCGTGTTCATCCCCAAGGGCGTGCGCTGCCCGATGGAGCTGAGCACCTATTTCCGCATCAACGCCGGCCATACCGGCCAGTTCGAGCGCACCTTGATCGTGTGCGAGGACAAGGCCTACGTGTCCTACCTGGAAGGCTGCACCGCGCCGATGCGCGACGAGAACCAGCTGCATGCGGCGGTGGTCGAGCTGGTCGCGCTGGAAGACGCGGAGATCAAGTATTCGACCGTGCAGAACTGGTACCCGGGCGACGAGAACGGCGTCGGCGGCATCTACAACTTCGTGACCAAGCGCGGCGAGTGCCGCGGCGCGCGCAGCAAGATCACCTGGACCCAGGTCGAGACCGGCTCGGCGATCACCTGGAAGTACCCCTCGTGCGTGCTGATCGGCGACGACTCGGTCGGCGAGTTCCACTCGGTGGCGCTGACCCACCACCGCCAGCAGGCCGATACCGGCACCAAGATGATCCACATCGGCAAGCGCACCAAGAGCAAGATCGTCAGCAAGGGCATCAGCGCCGGGCGCGGCCAGAACACCTACCGCGGCCTGGTCAAGGTGGAGCGCAGCGCCGAGGGCGCGCGCAACTACACCCAGTGCGATTCGCTGCTGATCGGCAAGCAGTGCGGCGCGCACACCTTCCCGTACATCGAGGTCAAGCACCCCACCGCCACGGTCGAGCACGAGGCCACCACCTCCAAGATCAGCGACGACCAGCTGTTCTACTGTCGCGCCCGCGGCATCGACCAGGAGAACGCGGTGTCGATGATCGTCGACGGCTTCTGCAAGCAGGTGTTCCGCGAACTGCCGATGGAGTTCGCGGTGGAAGCCAAGAAGCTGCTGGAAGTGTCGCTGGAAGGCTCGGTGGGCTGA
- a CDS encoding PepSY-associated TM helix domain-containing protein codes for MSDSSSPDLATAQQRRGFWLRTLHQWHWISSALCLIGMLVFAGTGLTLNHAARIEAKPQVLNRTAQLPAPLLQRLGGHADGDAPLPRPVAAWLERELALSLGRRAAEWSADEVYLALPGPGSDAWLSIDRGSGAVEYERTDRGWISYFNDLHKGRNTGPAWGWFIDLFAVACLVFCITGLFLLQLHARQRRMTWPLVGLGLLIPLLIALLLIH; via the coding sequence TTGTCCGACTCCTCCTCTCCCGATCTGGCCACGGCGCAGCAGCGCCGCGGTTTCTGGCTGCGCACGCTGCACCAGTGGCACTGGATCAGCTCGGCGCTGTGCCTGATCGGCATGCTGGTGTTCGCCGGCACCGGGCTCACCCTCAACCACGCCGCGCGCATCGAGGCCAAGCCGCAGGTGCTCAACCGCACTGCGCAGTTGCCGGCGCCGCTGCTGCAGCGGCTCGGCGGCCATGCCGATGGCGATGCGCCGCTGCCGCGGCCGGTGGCGGCCTGGCTGGAGCGCGAACTGGCGCTGAGCCTGGGCCGGCGAGCGGCCGAATGGTCGGCCGACGAGGTGTACCTGGCGCTGCCCGGCCCCGGCAGCGATGCCTGGCTGAGCATCGACCGCGGCAGCGGCGCGGTCGAGTACGAACGCACCGACCGCGGCTGGATCTCCTACTTCAACGACCTGCACAAGGGCCGCAACACCGGTCCGGCCTGGGGCTGGTTCATCGACCTGTTCGCGGTGGCCTGCCTGGTGTTCTGCATCACCGGCCTGTTCCTGCTGCAACTGCATGCGCGGCAGCGGCGCATGACCTGGCCGCTGGTCGGCCTGGGCCTACTGATCCCGCTGCTGATCGCGCTGCTGCTGATCCACTGA